One genomic window of Centropristis striata isolate RG_2023a ecotype Rhode Island chromosome 20, C.striata_1.0, whole genome shotgun sequence includes the following:
- the LOC131993286 gene encoding LOW QUALITY PROTEIN: stonin-1 (The sequence of the model RefSeq protein was modified relative to this genomic sequence to represent the inferred CDS: deleted 1 base in 1 codon), whose translation MCSTNHSNWVTFEDDNTPLSSPQKPSQSPGLIKASVPRPNGLKLVLPPIRDTSWSFNSSLESPQSHSSLSGSSCVPCNTPFCTPVSGVPSSASPFLSDTLEKHDFFRNLSSTSTTSVPSPAPEALHQTSDRPTPFPSFKGNSGHYNPFWDGSSHSADVDSSSSDSECDNSLPRFFIRTKDGSEPPRDHFQSSFSYVCNQLEGLQTETDQETGTEKDGERRLSCKSEVLSEVPSQFVPRGLFRSQKRDGWSVMLRIPEKKNRMSSRQWGPIYLRLLPGGVLQMYYEKGLEKPFKEFQLLPQCRLSDLKLESYGEPRKVLSVKVEHFSYIEKKRYHPKLEVSHEAEAEELLKFGSTVHDDMEDLVVSMEEEIFKLCIHHQQRRHYEEQELSLQITDHIWVQLDKFGGVMERTAFTQIHCLAFLNGLGDCFLALNDLGLLRSNSSYGSEDDGELWMEIADCYFHKCANETEFHRSRLVKFSPPEACRVELMRYKTALLGCTEIPFSIKAVVTVQGAYVELQAFLNMSATFLSTVAVSDTYPLCENVVIRVPVPGDWVKVTQTVALLRQRSLKARMNRNTCLGAVSAADSQPVMQVTVGTVKYENVYSAIVWRIDRLPAKNTAVDHPHSFSCKLELGSDQEIPSDWYPFVTMECEIMGAVVSQTRVKSLGTANDIQPQKHVTSWTRYHCQVEVEKKWIETESQRQSGCMTQ comes from the exons ATGTGTTCCACAAATCACTCCAACTGGGTCACATTTGAAGATGACAACACACCATTGTCATCACCTCAGAAGCCTTCACAGTCACCAGGGCTTATCAAAGCATCGGTA CCGCGTCCCAATGGTCTGAAATTAGTTCTTCCTCCAATTAGAGATACTTCCTGGAGCTTCAATAGTTCTTTGGAATCACCTCAAAGCCACTCAAGTCTTAGTGGAAGTTCCTGTGTACCATGTAACACGCCCTTTTGCACTCCTGTGAGTGGGGTTCCTAGCAGTGCGTCTCCATTTCTCTCTGACACGTTGGAAAAGCACGATTTCTTCCGGAATCTCTCCAGCACGTCGACCACCTCTGTTCCCTCTCCCGCACCAGAAGCCCTGCATCAAACCTCAGATAGACCAACACCTTTCCCGTCTTTCAAGGGGAACTCAGGACACTATAACCCGTTCTGGGATGGATCTAGCCACAGCGCAGATGTGGACAGCTCCTCCTCAGACTCAGAATGTGACAACAGCCTACCACGTTTCTTTATTCGGACCAAAGATGGCAGTGAGCCTCCACGAGATCACTTTCAGAGCTCTTTCTCCTATGTTTGCAACCAACTGGAAGGGTTACAAACAGAAACTGACCAAGAAACGGGGACAGAAAAAGATGGTGAGAGGCGGCTAAGTTGCAAAAGTGAAGTGTTAAGCGAGGTTCCTTCACAGTTCGTTCCTCGGGGTTTGTTTCGTAGCCAGAAGAGAGACGGCTGGTCTGTCATGCTCAGGATTCCTGAAAAAAAGAACCGTATGTCTTCGCGACAGTGGGGGCCGATATACCTCCGCTTGTTGCCAGGAGGTGTGCTGCAGATGTACTACGAGAAAGGGCTGGAGAAACCATTCAAAGAGTTCCAGCTTCTGCCCCAATGCAGGCTTTCAGATCTTAAACTGGAAAGCTACGGCGAGCCCCGCAAAGTGCTCTCCGTTAAGGTGGAACATTTCTCGTACATTGAGAAGAAACGCTACCACCCCAAGCTGGAGGTTAGTCATGAGGCGGAGGCAGAAGAGCTGCTCAAGTTTGGCTCCACAGTGCACGACGACATGGAGGACCTGGTTGTCTCCATGGAAGAGGAAATCTTCAAATTGTGTATTCACCACCAGCAGAGGCGGCACTACGAGGAGCAGGAGCTGTCCTTGCAGATCACTGATCATATCTGGGTACAACTGGATAAGTTTGGAGGAGTCATGGAGCGGACAGCCTTCACCCAGATTCACTGTCTTGCGTTCCTGAACGGATTAGGGGATTGTTTTCTCGCCCTTAACGATCTCGGGCTGCTGCGTTCTAACTCCAGCTACGGGTCAGAGGACGACGGCGAACTCTGGATGGAGATTGCAGACTGCTATTTTCACAAATGTGCCAATGAGACAGAGTTTCACAGGTCCCGGCTGGTAAAGTTCTCACCTCCTGAGGCCTGCAGGGTGGAGCTGATGCGGTATAAGACGGCGCTTTTGGGTTGCACAGAAATTCCCTTCTCGATCAAAGCTGTTGTCACAGTTCAAGGTGCCTATGTGGAGCTCCAGGCCTTTCTTAACATGTCAGCCACCTTCCTTTCCACTGTGGCCGTGTCTGACACGTACCCGCTGTGTGAGAATGTAGTGATCCGTGTGCCAGTGCCGGGCGACTGGGTCAAGGTGACGCAGACAGTGGCCCTGCTGCGACAGAGGTCACTGAAGGCCCGTATGAACAGAAATACCTGCTTGGGCGCTGTGAGCGCTGCAGATTCACAGCCTGTCATGCAGGTGACCGTCGGCACTGTCAAGtatgagaatgtttattcaGCCATCGTGTGGAGGATCGACAGACTGCCTGCAAAGAATACAG CAGTGGATCATCCCCATTCATTTTCCTGCAAGCTAGAGCTGGGATCTGATCAGGAGATCCCAAGTGACTGGTACCCTTTTGTCACCATGGAATGTGAGATTATGGGCGCAGTCGTGTCACAGACCAGGGTGAAGTCACTGGGCACCGCCAACGACATCCAGCCGCAGAAACATGTGACCAGTTGGACACGCTATCATTGTCAG GTGGAGGTGGAGAAGAAATGGATTGAAACTGAGTCACAGAGGCAATCGGGCTGTATGACACAGTGA